In the Pseudodesulfovibrio alkaliphilus genome, one interval contains:
- a CDS encoding efflux RND transporter periplasmic adaptor subunit, whose translation MRISSIFIAILLIAAMVAAPAGAQGLPPSPVVTAKVVSGDMAPQSEFIGTVFFTEIANVASEVAGKVVDLKVEDGQRVRRGDVMVVLSATLLERQISRSRALVKQAKAEYEFARLEHQRVQTLFQSRSVAEGEFDSKRLTADGLQSSLEAAQADLGVLLEELDKKTIRAPFDGVVIDVPVARGEWMAVGSTVAEVARDDHFDVVVNAPSEAHGVVRPGMKVAVRTSGAELTGEIFAVIPKGDVATRTFPVKIRVDNNGFLAEGMEARVSLPRGAGGETLVVPRDAIIVARGEQVVWTVQDGKAVAVPVHVVGYKGLNAGVKAEALKKGMDVVVKGNERLNPGQPVAATSQN comes from the coding sequence AATTTTCATTGCGATTCTTCTGATTGCGGCCATGGTGGCCGCGCCCGCCGGAGCCCAGGGGCTGCCCCCGTCTCCGGTGGTCACGGCCAAGGTCGTGTCCGGCGACATGGCGCCCCAGTCAGAGTTCATCGGCACAGTGTTCTTCACCGAGATCGCCAACGTGGCCTCCGAGGTGGCGGGAAAGGTCGTGGACCTCAAGGTCGAGGACGGCCAGCGTGTCCGCCGGGGCGATGTCATGGTGGTGCTTTCCGCGACCCTGCTAGAACGGCAGATCAGCCGATCCAGGGCGCTGGTCAAGCAGGCCAAGGCCGAGTACGAGTTTGCCCGTCTGGAGCACCAGCGGGTCCAGACGCTGTTTCAAAGCCGATCCGTGGCCGAGGGGGAGTTTGACTCCAAACGGCTGACGGCCGACGGTTTGCAGAGCAGCCTTGAAGCCGCCCAGGCCGATCTGGGTGTCTTGCTGGAGGAGCTGGACAAGAAGACCATCCGCGCTCCGTTTGACGGTGTGGTCATTGATGTGCCCGTGGCCCGCGGTGAATGGATGGCTGTTGGCTCCACCGTGGCCGAGGTGGCCCGCGACGACCACTTCGATGTGGTGGTCAACGCCCCGAGCGAGGCCCATGGCGTGGTCAGGCCCGGGATGAAGGTCGCCGTGCGTACCAGCGGGGCAGAGCTGACAGGCGAGATTTTTGCCGTGATCCCCAAGGGCGACGTGGCGACCCGCACCTTTCCGGTCAAGATCCGGGTGGACAACAACGGGTTCCTGGCCGAGGGCATGGAGGCGCGTGTGAGCCTGCCCCGCGGCGCGGGCGGCGAAACCCTGGTGGTCCCCCGCGATGCCATCATCGTGGCCCGGGGCGAGCAGGTGGTCTGGACCGTTCAGGACGGCAAGGCCGTGGCCGTGCCTGTCCATGTCGTCGGCTACAAGGGGCTGAACGCAGGCGTGAAGGCCGAGGCTCTCAAGAAAGGCATGGACGTGGTGGTCAAAGGCAACGAGCGGCTCAACCCCGGCCAGCCGGTGGCCGCCACCTCGCAGAATTAG